A DNA window from Enterobacter asburiae contains the following coding sequences:
- the galF gene encoding GalU regulator GalF: MINLKAVIPVAGLGMHMLPATKAIPKEMLPIVDKPMIQYIVDEIVAAGIKEIVLVTHSSKNAVENHFDTSYELEALLEQRVKRQLLAEVQSICPPGVTIMNVRQAQPLGLGHSILCARPVVGDNPFIVVLPDIIIDTASADPLRYNLAAMVARFNETGRSQVLAKRMKGDLSEYSVIQTKEPLETEGQVSRIVEFIEKPDQPQTLDSDLMAVGRYVLNADIWAELEKTEPGAWDRIQLTDAIAELAKKQSVDAMLMTGDSYDCGKKMGYMQAFVNYGLRNLKEGAKFRKKIEKLLEE, encoded by the coding sequence ATGATTAATTTGAAAGCAGTCATTCCGGTAGCAGGCCTGGGCATGCATATGCTGCCAGCCACAAAAGCCATTCCTAAAGAGATGCTGCCGATCGTCGACAAGCCAATGATTCAGTACATTGTCGATGAGATTGTTGCTGCAGGGATCAAAGAAATCGTCCTGGTTACGCACTCCTCCAAGAATGCGGTAGAAAACCACTTCGACACCTCTTACGAACTCGAAGCGTTGCTTGAGCAACGCGTCAAACGCCAGCTGCTGGCGGAAGTGCAGTCTATTTGCCCGCCGGGCGTGACCATCATGAACGTCCGTCAGGCGCAGCCGCTGGGCCTGGGCCACTCTATCCTGTGTGCCCGTCCGGTTGTGGGTGATAACCCATTCATTGTTGTTCTTCCGGACATCATCATCGATACCGCTTCTGCCGATCCGCTGCGTTACAACCTGGCGGCAATGGTGGCACGTTTCAATGAAACCGGCCGTAGCCAGGTGCTGGCAAAACGCATGAAGGGCGATCTCTCTGAGTACTCCGTTATCCAGACTAAAGAACCGCTGGAAACGGAAGGGCAGGTGAGCCGCATCGTTGAGTTCATCGAAAAACCGGATCAGCCACAGACGCTGGATTCGGACCTGATGGCGGTTGGCCGTTATGTTCTGAACGCTGATATCTGGGCAGAGCTGGAAAAAACCGAGCCAGGCGCCTGGGATCGTATTCAGCTGACTGACGCGATTGCCGAACTGGCGAAAAAACAGTCCGTTGACGCGATGCTGATGACCGGCGACAGCTATGACTGCGGTAAGAAAATGGGGTATATGCAGGCGTTCGTGAACTATGGACTGCGTAACCTGAAGGAAGGGGCGAAGTTCCGTAAGAAAATTGAAAAACTTCTCGAAGAGTAA
- the wcaK gene encoding colanic acid biosynthesis pyruvyl transferase WcaK yields MKLLILGNHTCGNRGDSAILRGLLDAINTLKPETEVDVMSRYPVSSSWLLNRPVMGDPLYSQMKQHNNAAGVMGRVKKVLRRRYQHQVLLSRVTDTGKLRNIAIAQGFTDFVRLLSGYDAIIQVGGSFFVDLYGVPQFEHALCTFMAKKPLFMIGHSVGPFQDPQFNQLANYVFGHCDALILRESVSLDMMKRSEIDTSKVEHGVDTAWLVDHQDDSFQPSYAVQHWLDVAAKQKTVAITLRELAPFDKRLGTTQAAYEKAFADVVNRVLDSGYQVLALSTCTGIDSYNKDDRMVALNLRNLVNDPSRYHVVMDELNDLEMGKLLSACDLTVGTRLHSAIISMNFGTPAIAINYEHKSAGIMQQLGMPEMAVDIRHLLDGSLGAMVGDTLGQLPAINERLAVAVKAEREKGIGMVKSVLDRVREGK; encoded by the coding sequence ATGAAATTATTAATTCTTGGCAACCATACCTGCGGCAACCGTGGCGACAGCGCCATCCTGCGCGGTTTACTGGATGCAATTAACACCCTTAAGCCTGAGACCGAAGTGGACGTGATGAGCCGTTATCCGGTCAGCTCATCCTGGTTACTGAACCGCCCGGTGATGGGCGACCCGCTCTACAGCCAGATGAAACAGCATAACAACGCCGCGGGCGTGATGGGCCGCGTGAAAAAAGTGCTGCGTCGTCGCTACCAGCACCAGGTGCTGCTTTCCCGCGTGACCGATACCGGCAAGCTGCGCAATATCGCTATCGCGCAGGGCTTTACCGATTTTGTCCGTCTGCTGTCCGGCTATGACGCCATTATCCAGGTCGGCGGTTCGTTCTTCGTCGATCTCTACGGCGTGCCGCAGTTTGAGCATGCGCTCTGCACCTTTATGGCGAAAAAGCCGTTGTTTATGATTGGCCACAGCGTGGGGCCATTCCAGGATCCGCAGTTTAACCAGCTCGCAAACTACGTCTTCGGCCACTGCGACGCGCTGATCCTGCGCGAGTCGGTCAGCCTCGACATGATGAAGCGCAGCGAAATTGACACCTCAAAAGTTGAGCACGGCGTGGACACCGCGTGGCTGGTGGATCACCAGGACGACAGCTTCCAGCCAAGCTACGCGGTGCAGCACTGGCTCGACGTGGCGGCGAAACAGAAAACCGTCGCGATTACCCTGCGCGAGCTGGCGCCCTTCGATAAGCGTTTAGGTACGACCCAGGCGGCGTATGAGAAAGCCTTCGCCGACGTGGTGAACCGCGTGCTGGACAGCGGGTACCAGGTGCTGGCGCTCTCAACCTGCACCGGCATCGACAGCTACAACAAAGACGACCGTATGGTGGCGCTGAACCTGCGCAATCTGGTGAACGATCCGTCCCGCTATCACGTGGTGATGGACGAACTGAACGATCTGGAGATGGGCAAGCTGCTCTCCGCCTGCGACCTGACCGTCGGCACGCGCCTGCACTCCGCCATTATCTCCATGAACTTTGGCACGCCGGCCATTGCCATCAACTACGAACACAAATCAGCAGGCATCATGCAGCAGCTCGGTATGCCGGAAATGGCCGTGGATATCCGTCATCTGCTCGATGGTTCGCTCGGTGCGATGGTGGGCGACACGCTCGGCCAGCTGCCTGCGATCAATGAACGCCTGGCGGTGGCGGTGAAAGCCGAGCGCGAGAAGGGCATTGGGATGGTGAAATCGGTACTTGACCGCGTACGGGAGGGGAAATGA
- the wzxC gene encoding colanic acid undecaprenyl disphosphate flippase WzxC, whose product MSLREKTISGAKWSAMATIVIIGLGLVQMTVLARIIDNHQFGLLTVSLVIIALADTLSDFGIANSIIQRKEISHLELTTLYWLNVGLGIFVFVLVFLLSDTIASVLHNPDLAPLMRTLSFAFVVIPHGQQFRALMQKELEFNKIGMIETSAVLAGFTFTVVSAHFWPLAMTAILGYLVNSAVRTLLFGYFGRKIYRPGLHFSLASVSSNLRFGAWLTADSIINYVNTNLSTLVLARILGASVAGGYNLAYNVAVVPPMKLNPIITRVLFPAFAKIQDDTEKLRVNFYKLLSVVGIINFPVLLGLMVVSSNFVPLVFGEKWNGIIPILQLLCVVGLLRSVGNPIGSLLMAKARVDISFKFNVFKTFLFIPAIIVGGHMAGAIGVTLGFLLVQIINTVLSYFIMIKPVLGSSYRQYILSLWLPFYLSLPTLAVSYGLGIILSGHLPLAALLAVQVAAGALAFGVMIVLSRNALVVEMKRQFCRNEKMKTLLRAG is encoded by the coding sequence ATGAGCTTACGTGAAAAAACCATCAGCGGGGCGAAGTGGTCAGCGATGGCGACCATCGTCATCATTGGCCTCGGTCTGGTGCAGATGACCGTGCTGGCGCGCATTATTGATAATCACCAGTTCGGCCTGCTGACCGTCTCGCTGGTGATTATTGCGCTGGCCGATACGCTGTCTGATTTTGGTATCGCCAACTCGATTATCCAGCGCAAAGAGATCAGCCATCTTGAGCTGACCACGCTCTACTGGCTGAACGTGGGGCTGGGGATTTTCGTGTTCGTGCTGGTGTTCCTGCTGAGCGACACCATCGCCAGCGTGCTGCATAACCCGGATCTGGCTCCGCTGATGCGCACGCTGTCGTTTGCTTTCGTGGTGATCCCGCACGGGCAGCAGTTCCGCGCGCTGATGCAGAAAGAGCTGGAGTTCAACAAGATCGGCATGATCGAGACCAGCGCGGTGCTGGCGGGCTTTACCTTCACCGTGGTGAGCGCCCATTTCTGGCCGCTGGCGATGACCGCTATCCTCGGATACCTGGTTAACTCAGCCGTGCGCACGCTGCTGTTCGGCTACTTTGGCCGCAAGATCTACCGTCCCGGGCTGCATTTCTCTCTCGCATCCGTCTCGTCCAACCTGCGCTTTGGCGCGTGGCTAACGGCGGACAGCATCATCAACTATGTGAATACCAACCTGTCGACGCTGGTGCTGGCGCGTATTCTTGGCGCGAGCGTGGCGGGGGGCTACAACCTGGCCTACAACGTCGCGGTGGTGCCGCCGATGAAGCTAAACCCTATCATCACCCGCGTGCTGTTCCCGGCCTTCGCCAAGATCCAGGACGACACCGAGAAGCTGCGCGTTAACTTCTACAAGCTGCTTTCCGTGGTGGGGATCATTAACTTCCCGGTGCTGCTGGGGCTGATGGTGGTTTCCAGCAACTTCGTGCCGCTGGTGTTTGGCGAGAAGTGGAACGGCATCATCCCGATCCTGCAGCTGCTGTGCGTGGTGGGGCTGCTGCGCTCCGTGGGGAATCCGATTGGTTCCCTGCTGATGGCAAAAGCGCGCGTCGACATTAGCTTTAAGTTCAACGTGTTCAAAACCTTCCTGTTTATTCCGGCGATTATCGTCGGCGGGCATATGGCAGGCGCCATCGGCGTCACGCTGGGCTTCCTGCTGGTGCAGATAATCAATACCGTTTTGAGCTACTTCATCATGATCAAGCCGGTGCTGGGCTCCAGCTACCGTCAGTACATCCTGAGCCTGTGGCTGCCGTTCTATCTCTCGTTGCCGACCCTGGCGGTGAGCTACGGCCTGGGCATCATCCTCAGCGGTCACCTGCCGCTGGCCGCGCTGCTGGCGGTACAGGTTGCCGCGGGCGCGCTGGCATTTGGCGTGATGATTGTGCTGTCGCGCAATGCGCTGGTGGTGGAGATGAAGCGCCAGTTTTGCCGTAACGAAAAAATGAAAACGCTGCTTCGCGCAGGCTAG
- the wcaL gene encoding colanic acid biosynthesis glycosyltransferase WcaL: MKVGFFLLKFPLSSETFVLNQITAFIDMGYDVEIIALQKGDTKNTHAAYTQYGLEAKTRWLQDEPSGRLSKLRHRASQTLRGIHRASTWRALNVSRYGSESRNLILSAICGQTAQPYRADVFIAHFGPAGVTAAKLRELGVIDGKIATIFHGIDISSREVLNHYTPEYQQLFRRGDMMLPISDLWAGRLKNMGCPGEKIAVSRMGVDLTRFTRRPVKVPGKPLQIISVARLTEKKGLHVAIEACRQLKARGVDFHYRILGIGPWERRLRTLIEQYQLEDVVEMPGFKPSHEVKAMLDEADVFLLPSVTGADGDMEGIPVALMEAMAVGIPVVSTLHSGIPELIKSDHSGWLVPENNAMALADRLAAFSDIDQQALEPVLHNARQKVETDFNQQVINRQLASLLQTL, encoded by the coding sequence ATGAAGGTTGGTTTCTTCTTACTGAAATTTCCGCTGTCGTCTGAAACGTTTGTCCTGAACCAAATCACCGCGTTTATCGATATGGGATATGACGTGGAGATTATCGCCCTGCAAAAGGGCGATACCAAAAATACCCATGCGGCGTATACCCAGTATGGGCTGGAGGCGAAAACCCGCTGGCTGCAGGATGAGCCGTCCGGGAGACTGAGCAAGCTGCGCCACCGGGCCAGCCAGACCTTGCGCGGGATCCACCGCGCGTCGACGTGGCGGGCGCTGAATGTTTCCCGCTATGGTTCCGAATCCCGCAATCTGATCCTGTCGGCCATCTGCGGGCAAACCGCGCAGCCGTATCGTGCCGACGTGTTTATCGCCCACTTTGGCCCGGCGGGCGTCACCGCCGCCAAGCTGCGCGAGCTGGGCGTGATTGACGGCAAAATTGCGACCATCTTCCACGGTATCGATATCTCCAGCCGCGAAGTGCTGAACCACTACACGCCGGAGTATCAGCAGCTGTTCAGGCGCGGCGACATGATGCTGCCTATCAGCGACCTGTGGGCCGGACGCCTGAAAAACATGGGCTGCCCGGGAGAGAAAATTGCCGTTTCGCGTATGGGCGTGGACTTAACGCGCTTCACTCGCCGTCCTGTCAAGGTGCCGGGAAAACCGCTGCAGATCATCTCCGTTGCTCGCCTGACCGAGAAGAAAGGCCTGCATGTGGCCATTGAAGCCTGCCGCCAGCTGAAAGCGCGCGGGGTGGATTTCCACTATCGCATTCTCGGCATTGGGCCGTGGGAGCGTCGTCTGCGCACGCTTATCGAACAGTATCAGCTGGAAGATGTCGTAGAGATGCCGGGTTTCAAGCCGAGCCACGAGGTCAAGGCCATGCTCGACGAGGCGGATGTCTTTCTGCTGCCTTCCGTAACGGGCGCCGATGGCGATATGGAAGGCATTCCGGTGGCGCTGATGGAGGCGATGGCCGTAGGTATTCCGGTGGTATCAACCCTGCACAGCGGGATCCCGGAGCTGATTAAGTCTGACCACTCCGGCTGGCTGGTGCCGGAGAATAACGCGATGGCCCTTGCGGACCGATTAGCGGCCTTCAGCGATATTGACCAGCAGGCGCTGGAGCCCGTGCTCCATAACGCCCGACAAAAAGTGGAAACCGATTTTAACCAGCAGGTGATTAACCGCCAGTTAGCGAGCCTGCTGCAAACGTTGTAA
- a CDS encoding acyltransferase — MLLNKIVNAFHLFFSQVKYKTCMKSFGHRSRIISPLLIANPKYIEVGQRVLIRNGLRLEVVDPQNEVVISIGDNVNIEQNCHIIGRVKVAIGNNVTITGNCSIVDVSHPFENIHDTTKIGDRISNIQRPVTIGDGSFIGFGSHISPGVTIGKNCVIGAGSVVTKSIPDYSVVAGVPAKIIKYYSFEENKWVSVRS, encoded by the coding sequence ATGTTGCTAAATAAAATAGTGAATGCCTTCCATTTATTTTTTTCACAGGTTAAGTATAAAACCTGTATGAAATCTTTTGGGCATCGTAGTAGGATTATCTCGCCCTTACTCATTGCAAATCCAAAATATATTGAGGTTGGGCAGCGAGTTTTAATAAGAAACGGTTTAAGGCTAGAAGTTGTTGACCCTCAAAATGAGGTTGTCATCAGTATTGGTGATAATGTAAATATTGAACAGAATTGTCATATTATTGGTCGTGTAAAAGTAGCTATTGGCAACAATGTAACTATTACCGGGAATTGTTCCATTGTTGATGTGAGCCATCCCTTCGAAAATATTCATGATACAACAAAAATTGGTGACCGAATTTCAAATATTCAACGGCCAGTTACCATAGGTGATGGTTCTTTTATTGGTTTTGGATCGCATATTTCTCCCGGTGTTACGATTGGAAAAAATTGCGTCATTGGTGCTGGTTCAGTAGTGACTAAATCAATACCTGATTATTCGGTTGTCGCAGGTGTTCCAGCCAAGATTATAAAGTATTATTCATTTGAAGAGAATAAATGGGTCAGCGTACGAAGTTGA
- the wcaM gene encoding colanic acid biosynthesis protein WcaM produces the protein MLKKITRRTFVSSLSVLAATPLLSSRIARAASGRTVSVNQYNNNDWIAAFKQAFNDGDTVVVPAGLTCENINTGIFIPDGKTLLIRGALTGNGRGRFVLQEGSKVIGEGAGRTENITLDVRGSDCVIKGLAMSGFGPVTQIYIGGKKPSVMRNLLIDNISVSQANYAILRQGFHNQVDGARITNSKFSHLQGDAIEWNVAINDRNILISDHVIDNINCTNGKINWGIGIGLAGSTYDNDYPEKQTVKNFVVANITGSNCRQLVHVENGKHFVIRNIKAKNITPDFSKKAGIDNATVAIYGCDNFIIDNVEMVNSAGMLIGYGVIKGDYLSIPQNFKLNNIHLDNRQLAYKLRGIQISSGNATSFVAITNVEMQRATLELHNKPQHLFLRNINVMQEAAVGPALKINFDLRKDVRGKFMAKDETLLSLANIKAVNEKGQSSVDIDRVDQQVVNVERLNFALPHR, from the coding sequence ATGCTGAAAAAGATTACCCGACGCACCTTTGTCTCTTCTCTCTCCGTTCTGGCGGCCACGCCGCTGCTGTCGTCACGCATCGCGCGGGCGGCAAGCGGCAGAACGGTCTCTGTTAATCAGTACAATAACAACGACTGGATCGCCGCTTTTAAGCAGGCGTTTAATGACGGCGACACCGTCGTGGTCCCGGCCGGGCTCACCTGCGAAAACATCAATACGGGTATTTTCATTCCCGACGGTAAAACGCTGCTGATCCGCGGGGCGTTAACCGGCAACGGGCGCGGCCGCTTTGTTCTGCAGGAAGGCAGCAAAGTGATAGGCGAAGGTGCTGGCCGCACGGAGAACATCACGCTCGACGTTCGCGGCTCTGACTGCGTTATCAAAGGGCTGGCCATGAGCGGTTTTGGCCCGGTGACGCAGATCTACATCGGCGGCAAGAAACCGAGCGTGATGCGCAACCTGCTGATTGATAACATCAGCGTGAGTCAGGCCAACTACGCCATCCTGCGCCAGGGTTTCCACAACCAGGTGGACGGAGCCCGCATCACCAACAGCAAATTTAGCCATCTCCAGGGGGATGCGATCGAGTGGAACGTCGCCATCAACGATCGCAATATCCTGATCTCCGATCATGTCATCGACAACATCAACTGCACCAACGGCAAGATCAACTGGGGCATCGGCATTGGCCTCGCCGGCAGCACTTACGATAATGACTATCCGGAGAAGCAAACCGTCAAGAACTTCGTGGTGGCAAACATCACCGGCAGCAACTGTCGCCAGTTGGTGCACGTTGAAAACGGTAAGCATTTTGTTATCCGCAATATTAAGGCCAAAAATATTACTCCCGACTTCAGTAAAAAGGCGGGAATAGACAACGCCACGGTGGCCATTTATGGCTGTGATAATTTCATTATTGATAATGTCGAGATGGTGAACAGTGCCGGAATGTTAATCGGCTATGGGGTGATAAAAGGCGATTATTTGTCCATCCCGCAGAACTTCAAGCTCAACAATATTCATCTCGATAATCGTCAGCTTGCGTATAAATTGCGCGGAATACAGATTTCATCCGGTAACGCCACCTCGTTTGTGGCGATAACCAACGTGGAGATGCAGCGGGCGACGCTTGAACTGCACAACAAGCCGCAGCATCTTTTTTTACGCAACATCAATGTGATGCAGGAAGCCGCTGTGGGGCCCGCCCTGAAGATCAACTTCGACCTGCGCAAGGATGTGCGGGGCAAGTTCATGGCGAAAGACGAGACGTTGCTGTCGCTGGCGAACATAAAAGCAGTGAATGAGAAGGGGCAAAGCTCGGTCGATATTGACCGGGTCGACCAGCAGGTAGTGAATGTGGAAAGGCTTAACTTTGCGCTTCCGCACAGATAA
- the rfbB gene encoding dTDP-glucose 4,6-dehydratase, producing the protein MKILVTGAAGFIGSALARYIINSTTDSVVNVDKLTYAGNLQSLKGIENSDRYAFVHADICDAQVLDAIFSTHKPDAVMHLAAESHVDRSITGPAAFIETNIVGTYVLLEAARKYWQNLEGEKKQGFRFHHISTDEVYGDLPHPDEWDNNKSLPLFTEHTAYAPSSPYSASKASSDHLVRAWHRTYNFPTIVTNCSNNYGPYHFPEKLIPLVILNALQGKPLPIYGKGDQIRDWLYVEDHARALYTVITEGIVGETYNIGGYNEKKNIEVVQTICNILDEIKPKNTSYSEQITYVADRPGHDRRYAIDASKITLELGWKPQETFESGIKKTIHWYLDNQDWVQNIMSGAYQDWINKNYEQR; encoded by the coding sequence ATGAAAATATTAGTTACTGGGGCTGCCGGATTCATCGGTTCGGCATTAGCGCGTTATATTATTAATTCAACAACTGATTCTGTGGTAAATGTTGATAAGTTAACCTATGCAGGTAACCTTCAATCTTTAAAAGGCATTGAAAACAGCGATCGTTATGCTTTTGTTCATGCTGATATTTGCGATGCACAGGTATTAGACGCAATTTTTTCAACTCATAAACCTGATGCAGTAATGCATCTGGCAGCAGAAAGTCACGTTGACCGTTCAATCACCGGTCCGGCTGCGTTTATTGAAACGAATATTGTTGGAACCTACGTCTTGCTTGAAGCAGCCAGAAAATACTGGCAAAACCTGGAAGGTGAAAAGAAACAGGGATTTCGTTTCCATCATATTTCAACCGATGAAGTGTATGGGGACCTACCTCATCCTGATGAATGGGATAATAACAAAAGTCTTCCATTGTTTACTGAGCATACCGCCTATGCTCCAAGCAGCCCGTACTCTGCCTCTAAAGCATCAAGCGATCATTTAGTACGCGCGTGGCATCGGACTTATAATTTCCCAACTATTGTGACTAACTGTTCAAACAATTATGGACCTTACCATTTCCCAGAAAAGTTAATCCCGTTGGTAATTCTCAATGCATTACAAGGTAAACCGTTGCCTATTTATGGCAAAGGTGATCAGATCCGTGACTGGTTGTACGTTGAGGATCATGCCCGTGCTCTCTATACCGTTATCACGGAAGGTATCGTAGGTGAAACCTACAATATTGGCGGTTATAATGAGAAAAAGAATATTGAAGTAGTACAGACCATCTGCAATATTCTTGACGAAATAAAGCCGAAGAATACCTCGTATAGCGAACAAATCACTTATGTTGCCGATCGCCCAGGCCACGATCGACGCTATGCAATCGATGCCAGTAAAATCACTCTGGAACTCGGCTGGAAACCTCAAGAGACCTTTGAATCTGGTATTAAGAAAACGATTCATTGGTATCTTGATAACCAGGATTGGGTCCAAAATATTATGAGTGGTGCCTATCAGGACTGGATCAATAAAAATTACGAGCAACGCTAA
- the wcaJ gene encoding undecaprenyl-phosphate glucose phosphotransferase: protein MTNLKKRERARTNASLISMVQRFSDITIMVGGLWAVCRIGGLPFLYMHLLMALIALVVFQMIGGMTDFYRSWRGVKMTTELMLLLQNWTLSLIFSAGLVAFSHDFDNRLVTYLCWYLITSVGMVVCRSLIRFGAGWLRNRGYNRRFVAVAGDLPVGKVLLDSFRKEPWLGFEVVGIYHDAKPGGVPSDWAGNYEQLIEDAKAGKIHNVYIAMQMRDESRIKQLMRELADTTCSVILIPDVFTFNILHSRIEEVNGVPVVPLYDTPLSGINRVLKRAEDIVLSSLILLLISPVLCCIALAVKLSSPGPVIFRQTRYGMDGKPIMVWKFRSMKVMENDKVVTQATQNDPRVTRVGNFLRRTSLDELPQFINVFTGGMSIVGPRPHAVAHNEQYRSLIEGYMLRHKVKPGITGWAQINGWRGETDTLEKMEKRIEFDLEYIREWSIWFDIKIVFLTIFKGFVNKAAY from the coding sequence ATGACGAATCTAAAAAAACGCGAACGAGCGAGAACGAATGCATCGTTAATCTCTATGGTGCAGCGTTTTTCTGATATCACCATCATGGTCGGTGGATTGTGGGCGGTGTGTCGGATCGGCGGGCTGCCGTTCTTATATATGCATCTGCTGATGGCACTCATTGCGCTGGTCGTGTTTCAGATGATCGGCGGGATGACCGATTTCTACCGCTCGTGGCGCGGCGTGAAAATGACCACCGAACTGATGCTGTTGCTGCAGAACTGGACCCTGAGTCTGATCTTCAGCGCAGGCCTGGTGGCCTTCAGCCATGATTTTGATAATCGCCTCGTCACCTATCTCTGCTGGTATTTGATCACCAGCGTCGGCATGGTGGTGTGCCGTTCCCTGATCCGTTTCGGTGCGGGCTGGCTGCGTAACCGCGGTTATAACCGTCGCTTCGTTGCGGTAGCGGGCGATCTTCCGGTTGGTAAGGTTCTGCTCGACAGCTTCCGCAAAGAGCCGTGGTTAGGGTTTGAAGTGGTCGGGATTTACCACGACGCGAAGCCGGGCGGCGTGCCGTCGGACTGGGCGGGCAATTACGAACAGCTTATTGAAGACGCGAAAGCCGGTAAAATTCACAACGTCTACATCGCTATGCAGATGAGAGACGAATCCCGCATTAAGCAACTGATGCGCGAGCTGGCGGACACCACCTGTTCGGTGATCCTGATCCCGGACGTCTTTACCTTCAACATCCTCCATTCACGCATTGAAGAAGTGAACGGCGTGCCGGTGGTACCGCTGTACGACACCCCGCTGTCGGGCATTAACCGCGTGCTGAAGCGCGCGGAAGATATCGTGCTCTCTTCGCTGATTTTACTGCTCATCTCCCCGGTGCTGTGCTGCATTGCCCTCGCGGTGAAGCTGAGCTCTCCCGGCCCGGTTATCTTCCGCCAGACCCGCTACGGTATGGACGGTAAGCCGATTATGGTGTGGAAATTCCGCTCCATGAAGGTGATGGAAAACGACAAGGTGGTGACCCAGGCAACGCAGAACGATCCGCGCGTCACCCGCGTGGGGAACTTCCTGCGCCGCACCTCGCTGGACGAGCTGCCGCAGTTTATCAACGTCTTCACCGGCGGCATGTCGATTGTTGGCCCGCGTCCGCACGCGGTGGCGCACAACGAGCAGTACCGCTCGCTGATTGAAGGCTACATGCTGCGCCATAAGGTGAAGCCGGGCATTACCGGCTGGGCGCAGATCAACGGCTGGCGCGGCGAAACCGACACGCTGGAAAAAATGGAAAAACGTATCGAATTCGATCTGGAGTACATCCGTGAATGGAGTATCTGGTTCGATATCAAGATTGTTTTTCTGACCATCTTCAAAGGTTTCGTGAACAAAGCGGCGTACTAA
- a CDS encoding acyltransferase: protein MIGLLNRLLLKLKLATKFRNKIQVGDKVFIHKNPTFIVRSNEDRNGIFIHDGVYIGRDVNIHTASKIVISKNCVISDYVYISTLAHGIDPELGPILTQKDIDKGQIVLGENVFLGFNTKILPGVTLGEWTIVGAGAVVTKSFPGFCVVAGNPARIIKMYNHSSHEWEAVNVAK, encoded by the coding sequence ATGATCGGTTTACTCAATCGTTTGCTATTAAAGTTGAAGTTAGCAACAAAATTCCGAAATAAAATTCAAGTGGGTGATAAAGTATTCATTCATAAGAACCCCACCTTCATTGTGAGATCGAATGAAGATCGCAACGGTATCTTTATCCATGATGGGGTTTATATCGGCAGAGATGTAAACATTCATACAGCCTCTAAGATTGTGATATCAAAAAATTGCGTTATTAGTGATTATGTTTATATAAGCACGCTAGCTCATGGTATAGATCCTGAACTGGGGCCTATCCTCACCCAGAAGGATATTGACAAAGGGCAGATAGTTCTCGGTGAAAACGTTTTTCTTGGTTTCAATACTAAAATCTTGCCAGGAGTAACACTCGGAGAATGGACCATCGTAGGGGCGGGGGCTGTTGTCACGAAATCCTTCCCAGGCTTTTGCGTAGTAGCAGGTAACCCAGCCCGCATTATCAAGATGTACAATCATAGTTCACATGAGTGGGAAGCAGTAAATGTTGCTAAATAA